One genomic segment of Dromaius novaehollandiae isolate bDroNov1 chromosome 12, bDroNov1.hap1, whole genome shotgun sequence includes these proteins:
- the TRNT1 gene encoding CCA tRNA nucleotidyltransferase 1, mitochondrial — protein sequence MWAGAPLLRCGARLGHRLLPRRRQQRARGAMRLESPQFQALFTPGLRGVAELFEKKNYELRIAGGAVRDLLSGMKPEDVDFATTATPAEMKEMFTSAGVRLINNKGEKHGTITARLHEQNFEITTLRIDVVTDGRHAEVEFTTDWEKDAERRDLTVNSMFLGLDGMLYDFFNGYEDLKNKKIRFVGQASERIQEDYLRILRYFRFYGRITEKSGDHESSTLQAIKENAKGLAGISGERIWVELKKILLGNHVNHLVRLMYELDVAQYIGLPLSGNLEEFDRVTKSVQNLCPKPMTVLTSLFKVKDDVINLDLRLKISKEEKNLGLFLLKHREDLTKAMGPEPLKPYQDFIMDSREANTNSRICELLKYQGEEHLLREMQQWTVPSFPVSGHDLRKMGVSSGKEIGTALQQLRDEWKKSGYHMDKEELLSCLKKL from the exons ATGTGGGCCGGGGCGCCGCTCCTGCGCTGCGGGGCGCGGCTCGGGCACCGGctcctcccgcggcggcggcagcagcgagccCGCGGCGCCATGAGGCTGGAGTCGCCCCAGTTCCAGGCGCTCTTcacgccggggctgcggggcgtgGCGG aACTGTTTGAGAAGAAGAACTATGAGCTGAGAATAGCAGGAGGTGCCGTGAGGGATTTGCTTAGCGGGATGAAACCAGAAGATGTAGATTTTGCCACTACGGCTACGCCAGCAGAGATGAAGGAGATGTTCACGTCTGCTGGTGTTCGTCTGATCAATAATAAAGGAGAGAAACATGGAACCATTACTGCCAGG CTCCATGAACAGAACTTTGAAATAACTACTCTTAGAATAGATGTTGTCACTGATGGACGACATGCAGAAGTAGAATTCACCACTGACTGGGAAAAGGATGCTGAAAGGAGAGATCTCACTGTCAATTCCATGTTTTTAG GTTTGGATGGAATGCTGTATGACTTCTTTAATGGATATGAAgacttaaaaaacaagaaaatcagaTTTGTAGGACAGGCAAGTGAGAGAATACAGGAAGACTATTTACGAATCCTGCGATATTTCAG GTTTTACggaagaatcacagaaaagtctGGTGATCATGAATCCAGCACACTGCAAGCAATTAAAGAAAATGCCAAAGGTTTGGCTGGAATATCAGGAGAAAGAATTTGGGTGGAACTGAAGAAAATTCTTCTTGGAAACCATGTAAATCATTTGGTTCGACTTATGTATGAGCTTGATGTTGCCCAATATATAG GACTACCACTTAGTGGAAATTTAGAGGAATTTGACAGAGTCACTAAAAGCGTTCAAAATCTGTGTCCAAAACCAATGACTGTTCTAACGTCACTGTTCAAGGTGAAGGATGATGTCATAAATCTTGATTTGAGGCTGAAAATCTCAAAAGAAGAGAAGAACCTTGGCCTTTTTCTATTGAAGCACCGGGAAGACTTAACCAAAGCTATGGGTCCAGAACCACTTAAGCCGTATCAGGACTTCATAATGGAT tcTAGGGAAGCTAATACAAATTCCAGGATCTGTGAGCTTCTAAAATACCAAGGAGAAGAACATCTTTTAAGAGAAATGCAGCAATGGACTGTTCCTTCTTTTCCTGTTAGTGGCCATGATTTAAGAAAAATGGGAGTTTCTTCTGGGAAAGAAATTGGAACAGCTTTACAACAGTTGAGGGATGAATGGAAGAAGAGTGGATACCACATGGATAAAGAAGAACTCTTAAGTTGCCtgaaaaagctgtaa